One Mycobacteroides salmoniphilum DNA segment encodes these proteins:
- the holA gene encoding DNA polymerase III subunit delta translates to MTEALHLILGDEELLVERAVTSVLHAVRGKTGTDIPVNRLRAGQVDVAELAELLSPSLFSDERVIVVEAAAEAGKDSVALIEQAASDLPPGTFLLVQHSGGGRAKALATTLQNLGAAVHNCARIAKAAERADFVHKEFRRLGQKVDADVVAIVIDAVGSDIRELAAACSQLVSDTDGNVDEAAVRRYHSGRAEVSGFDIADKAVVGDVAGSTEALRWAMQRGVPHVLLADALAEAVHTIARVGPIKQNAYAAASELGMPPWRIEKAQKQARRWSRDAVAEAIRIVAALNADVKGAAADADYALESAVRKVAELVNT, encoded by the coding sequence GTGACCGAAGCGCTGCACCTGATCCTGGGCGATGAAGAACTACTGGTCGAGCGTGCGGTGACGTCGGTGCTCCACGCGGTTCGTGGCAAGACGGGTACCGATATCCCCGTCAACCGGTTGCGGGCAGGGCAGGTCGATGTGGCAGAGCTGGCCGAGCTGCTGAGCCCCTCGCTGTTCTCCGACGAAAGAGTCATCGTTGTCGAGGCCGCCGCCGAAGCGGGCAAGGACTCCGTTGCCCTCATCGAGCAGGCGGCCTCCGATCTGCCGCCGGGGACCTTTCTGCTTGTCCAACATTCGGGTGGTGGCCGCGCGAAGGCGCTGGCCACCACATTGCAGAATCTCGGCGCCGCGGTGCACAACTGCGCACGGATCGCCAAGGCCGCCGAGCGCGCCGACTTCGTGCACAAGGAGTTCCGCCGCCTGGGCCAGAAGGTGGACGCCGATGTGGTCGCCATCGTGATCGACGCCGTCGGCTCCGACATTCGGGAACTGGCGGCAGCGTGTTCGCAGTTGGTATCGGACACCGACGGCAACGTCGACGAGGCCGCGGTGCGCCGCTATCACTCCGGACGTGCGGAGGTGTCCGGATTCGACATCGCCGACAAGGCGGTGGTGGGTGATGTTGCCGGCTCGACGGAGGCGCTGCGCTGGGCGATGCAGCGGGGCGTCCCGCATGTGTTGTTGGCCGATGCGCTCGCCGAGGCGGTGCACACCATCGCACGGGTGGGGCCCATCAAGCAGAACGCGTACGCGGCAGCATCCGAGCTCGGGATGCCGCCGTGGCGCATCGAAAAGGCGCAGAAACAGGCGCGCCGGTGGTCGCGTGACGCGGTGGCCGAGGCTATCCGGATAGTGGCCGCACTCAACGCCGATGTGAAGGGGGCGGCGGCCGATGCCGACTATGCCCTGGAATCGGCGGTGCGCAAGGTGGCCGAATTGGTGAACACCTAA
- the rpsT gene encoding 30S ribosomal protein S20: MANIKSQEKRIRTNERARLRNQATKSSLRTAVRGFRDAVAEGDKDKAGELLVATSRKLDKAVTKGVIHKNQAANKKSALALALNKL, translated from the coding sequence GTGGCCAATATCAAGTCGCAGGAAAAGCGCATCCGGACCAACGAGCGTGCCCGGTTGCGCAACCAGGCGACCAAGTCGTCTTTGCGTACGGCAGTCCGCGGTTTCCGCGATGCCGTCGCCGAAGGTGACAAGGACAAGGCGGGCGAACTGCTCGTCGCGACCAGCCGCAAGCTGGACAAGGCCGTCACCAAGGGTGTCATCCACAAGAACCAGGCCGCCAACAAGAAGTCGGCGCTGGCCCTGGCTCTGAACAAGCTCTGA
- a CDS encoding circularly permuted type 2 ATP-grasp protein, with protein sequence MPNSGRPTRAAATPRLTRRDDQIFGGYRALVSEKGAYSKAFDEMFDADGNVRGPYKGIYAELAPTDAADLAARADALGRAFVDQGITFSLSGQERPFPLDLVPRVIAAAEWSRLERGIAQRVKALEMYLADIYGDQEILRDGVIPRALITSCEHFHREAAGINPPNGVRIHVAGIDLVRDAQGTFRVLEDNLRSPSGVSYVMENRRTMARVFPDLFTSHRVRAVDDYASHLLRALRKSAATNEADPTVVVLTPGVANSAYFEHSLLARQMGVELVEGRDLFCRDNQVYMRTTEGERQVDVIYRRIDDTYLDPMQFRPDSVLGVAGLLNAARAGNVVISSAVGNGVGDDKLVYTYVPTIIEYYLGEKPIVANVDTYRCWLDDEREEVLDRIDALVIKPVEGSGGYGIVFGPDASEKERAAIAKKIRMDPRGWVAQPVVQLSTVPTKVGDQLVPRHVDLRPFAVNDGDDVWVLPGGLTRVALPEGSLVVNSSQGGGSKDTWVLASRASVAERELSGAEVVPELPQAAEVEQGPEATTAGLQVQQQQQQQQVMF encoded by the coding sequence ATGCCGAACTCGGGGCGACCCACACGCGCGGCGGCTACGCCACGGCTAACCCGGCGTGATGACCAGATCTTTGGTGGATACCGCGCTCTGGTGTCCGAGAAGGGCGCTTACTCCAAAGCCTTCGATGAAATGTTCGACGCGGATGGCAACGTGCGCGGACCCTATAAGGGGATCTACGCCGAGCTCGCGCCCACCGACGCCGCCGATCTCGCCGCGCGCGCCGATGCGCTGGGCAGGGCATTCGTCGATCAGGGAATCACCTTCTCGCTGTCGGGTCAGGAGCGGCCGTTTCCGTTGGATCTGGTGCCGCGCGTCATCGCCGCGGCAGAGTGGTCGCGGCTGGAGCGGGGCATCGCCCAGCGGGTCAAGGCACTCGAGATGTACCTCGCCGATATCTATGGCGATCAGGAGATCCTGCGCGACGGGGTAATCCCGCGTGCCTTGATCACCTCCTGTGAGCACTTCCACCGCGAGGCCGCCGGGATCAACCCACCCAACGGGGTGCGCATCCATGTCGCGGGTATCGATCTGGTGCGCGATGCGCAGGGCACCTTCCGGGTGCTCGAGGACAATCTGCGGTCCCCGTCCGGGGTGTCGTACGTGATGGAGAACCGTCGCACCATGGCGCGGGTCTTCCCCGACCTGTTCACCTCGCACCGTGTGCGCGCGGTGGACGACTACGCCTCGCATCTGTTGCGGGCCCTGCGCAAATCGGCGGCCACCAATGAGGCCGATCCGACCGTGGTGGTTCTCACACCCGGTGTCGCGAACTCCGCCTACTTCGAGCACTCACTACTGGCCCGCCAGATGGGTGTGGAACTCGTCGAGGGACGCGACCTGTTCTGCCGCGACAACCAGGTCTATATGCGTACCACCGAGGGTGAGCGCCAGGTCGATGTCATCTACCGCCGCATCGACGACACGTACCTGGACCCGATGCAGTTCCGTCCCGATTCGGTGCTCGGGGTCGCGGGGCTGCTGAACGCCGCCCGCGCTGGGAACGTTGTCATCTCCAGCGCCGTCGGCAATGGAGTGGGCGATGACAAGCTCGTCTACACCTACGTGCCGACGATCATCGAGTACTACCTCGGCGAGAAACCCATCGTCGCGAACGTGGACACCTACCGATGTTGGCTCGACGACGAGCGCGAGGAAGTGCTCGACCGCATCGACGCGCTTGTCATCAAGCCGGTGGAGGGGTCCGGCGGGTACGGCATCGTGTTCGGGCCCGACGCCTCCGAGAAGGAACGCGCCGCGATTGCCAAGAAGATCAGAATGGATCCGCGTGGGTGGGTGGCCCAGCCCGTGGTCCAGTTGTCCACGGTGCCCACGAAAGTTGGCGATCAGCTGGTGCCTCGGCATGTGGATCTGCGCCCGTTTGCGGTCAACGACGGTGATGACGTGTGGGTGCTGCCGGGTGGCCTCACCCGGGTGGCGCTGCCGGAGGGCTCGCTGGTGGTGAATTCCAGCCAGGGTGGCGGGTCCAAGGACACCTGGGTGCTGGCCTCGCGGGCCTCTGTCGCCGAGCGCGAACTCTCGGGTGCCGAAGTGGTCCCCGAACTACCGCAGGCCGCAGAGGTTGAACAGGGGCCTGAGGCGACTACCGCGGGTCTGCAGGTGCAACAACAACAGCAACAACAGCAGGTGATGTTCTAA
- a CDS encoding alpha-E domain-containing protein, whose translation MLARNAESLYWIGRYVERADDTARILDVTVHQLLEDASVDPDHASRVLLRVLGIDAPDIVLDVWSLTELVAFSRGVQGGSIVDSISEARENARGAREVTSTEMWECLNTTYNALADRERAARRLGPHEFFTYVEGRAAQFAGLADSTLSRDDGYRFLVLGRSIERVDMTVRLLLSRVGDRASSPAWVTLLRSAGAHDTYLRTYRGVLDASRVVEFMLLDRLFPRSVFHSLRQAELSLEELDHQPHSRVGARAEAQRLLGRARSELEFMRPGVLLEDLPTRLAGLQQTCRELGEAVALQYFHAAPWVAWSDAGGRHDVDPIEEGEI comes from the coding sequence ATGCTGGCGCGAAACGCGGAGTCGCTCTACTGGATCGGCCGGTATGTCGAGCGTGCCGATGACACCGCGCGCATCCTCGATGTCACGGTGCACCAGCTGCTCGAGGACGCCAGCGTGGATCCCGACCACGCCTCCCGGGTACTGCTGCGCGTACTGGGTATCGACGCGCCGGACATCGTGCTCGATGTGTGGTCACTCACCGAACTCGTCGCATTCAGCCGTGGAGTGCAGGGCGGGTCGATCGTGGACTCCATTTCGGAAGCGCGTGAGAATGCCAGGGGCGCACGCGAAGTGACTTCTACCGAGATGTGGGAGTGCCTCAACACCACCTACAACGCGCTGGCCGACCGTGAGCGCGCCGCCCGCAGACTCGGCCCCCACGAGTTCTTTACCTATGTGGAGGGGCGCGCCGCGCAATTCGCGGGACTCGCCGACTCCACGCTCAGCCGCGACGACGGGTACCGATTCCTGGTGTTGGGCCGGTCCATCGAGCGGGTGGATATGACGGTGCGGCTGCTGCTTTCGCGTGTTGGTGACCGCGCGTCCTCGCCCGCCTGGGTGACCCTGTTGCGCAGCGCGGGCGCTCACGACACGTACCTGCGTACCTACCGTGGGGTGTTGGATGCCAGCCGGGTCGTCGAGTTCATGCTGCTGGACCGGCTGTTCCCGCGTTCGGTGTTCCATTCATTGCGCCAGGCCGAGCTGAGCCTGGAGGAACTGGATCACCAGCCGCATAGCCGGGTTGGTGCGCGTGCCGAGGCGCAGCGGCTCTTGGGGCGGGCCCGTAGTGAGCTGGAGTTCATGCGCCCCGGGGTGCTGCTGGAGGACTTACCGACACGTCTGGCCGGCCTGCAACAGACCTGCCGGGAATTGGGTGAGGCGGTGGCGCTGCAGTACTTCCACGCCGCGCCGTGGGTGGCGTGGAGTGATGCCGGTGGTCGCCACGATGTGGATCCCATTGAAGAAGGCGAGATCTGA
- a CDS encoding transglutaminase family protein, producing the protein MWRLRVVHATGYAYKTPVTASYNEARLTPRSDGRQNVILNRVETVPATRSYRYVDYWGTAVTTFDLHAPHTELEVTGLSVVETDVAERPEESVVWDDIHATAVIDRFDEYLSPSAYVPHSKKVQSVGKRIAREATPVEAIVAASKWVHAELDYVPGTTGVHSSALDALREKKGVCQDYAHLTLVLLRSMGIPARYVSGYLHPKGDAAVGETVDGQSHAWIQGWAGGWWDYDPTNDSEINEQYITIGVGRDYSDVSPLKGIYSGGGSTDLDVVVEVTRLA; encoded by the coding sequence ATGTGGCGCCTGCGAGTCGTTCACGCGACCGGTTACGCCTACAAGACGCCGGTGACCGCCTCCTACAACGAGGCGCGGTTGACGCCGCGTAGTGACGGTCGTCAGAACGTCATTCTCAATCGCGTGGAGACGGTTCCGGCCACCCGCTCGTATCGGTATGTCGACTACTGGGGTACTGCTGTCACGACGTTCGACCTGCACGCACCGCATACCGAGCTGGAGGTGACGGGTCTGTCGGTGGTGGAGACCGATGTCGCAGAAAGGCCAGAGGAATCCGTGGTGTGGGACGACATCCACGCCACCGCCGTCATCGACCGATTCGACGAGTACCTGTCGCCCAGTGCGTACGTCCCACACAGCAAGAAGGTGCAGTCGGTGGGCAAGAGGATCGCCAGGGAGGCCACTCCCGTCGAGGCCATTGTGGCGGCATCGAAATGGGTGCACGCGGAGCTCGACTACGTGCCCGGAACCACCGGCGTGCACTCGTCGGCGCTGGATGCGCTGCGCGAAAAAAAGGGAGTGTGCCAGGACTACGCGCATCTGACCTTGGTTCTACTGCGCAGTATGGGGATCCCGGCGCGCTATGTGTCGGGCTATCTGCATCCCAAGGGCGACGCCGCGGTGGGCGAGACGGTGGATGGACAGAGTCACGCGTGGATCCAGGGGTGGGCCGGAGGTTGGTGGGATTACGACCCCACCAACGACAGCGAGATCAACGAGCAATACATCACCATTGGCGTCGGCCGGGACTACTCGGACGTCAGCCCTCTTAAGGGCATCTACTCGGGGGGCGGCTCGACCGATCTGGACGTCGTGGTCGAAGTCACACGACTCGCCTAA
- a CDS encoding TetR/AcrR family transcriptional regulator has translation MVTKQATGLYGGRTADERRAERRRRLLEAGLEVMASSGWAATTVREICKTAGLNTRYFYECFDGLDELLVAVFDWIIEDSIATAGSAMAAADKDSRSQVHAGVVGAVTALTADPRRARVIATEAMGSQRLTRRRMRLTHYMALMLGAARAEFDPDADPNYTAVQAEALAAGVAGTVLAWLDGRLRLEREELAEYTAQFIDQAMFTPSPVRNSVELRNSVEH, from the coding sequence ATGGTGACCAAACAAGCTACCGGGCTATACGGCGGACGAACGGCAGACGAGCGCCGCGCGGAGCGGCGGAGACGCCTCCTTGAGGCGGGGCTCGAGGTTATGGCCAGCTCAGGCTGGGCAGCGACAACGGTTCGGGAGATCTGCAAGACCGCCGGACTGAACACGCGTTACTTCTACGAGTGCTTCGACGGCCTCGACGAGCTGCTCGTCGCGGTCTTCGACTGGATCATCGAAGACAGCATCGCCACGGCAGGTTCGGCGATGGCCGCTGCCGACAAGGACTCACGCTCGCAGGTGCATGCCGGCGTCGTGGGTGCGGTCACCGCACTGACCGCCGACCCCCGTCGCGCCCGTGTGATCGCCACCGAGGCGATGGGAAGCCAGCGACTCACTCGTCGTCGCATGCGGTTGACGCACTACATGGCGTTGATGCTCGGTGCTGCTCGCGCCGAGTTCGACCCGGATGCCGATCCGAACTACACCGCGGTGCAGGCCGAAGCCCTGGCCGCGGGTGTCGCCGGCACCGTATTGGCATGGCTCGACGGACGGCTGCGTCTGGAGCGTGAGGAACTGGCCGAGTACACCGCTCAGTTCATCGATCAGGCCATGTTCACGCCGTCGCCGGTGCGTAACTCCGTAGAACTGCGCAACTCCGTAGAACACTGA
- a CDS encoding type II toxin-antitoxin system PemK/MazF family toxin, translating to MASQWQTLGRRLGKIAETIVFREGPKVLRQLQGSEFVQRGLQRGLEAIGVVETEQQTAIPGRPVTNRSVPTAHRARRIEYTPDLDGRADPGEIVWTWVVYEDDPSQGKDRPVLVVGRDGTVLLGLMLSSQQRHESDLDWVALGSGSWDYDGRPSWVRLDRVLDVPEEGIRREGAILDVELFNIVARHLRARFSWS from the coding sequence ATGGCGTCACAGTGGCAGACGCTCGGGCGGAGGCTCGGGAAGATCGCGGAAACCATCGTGTTCCGCGAAGGCCCGAAGGTGCTGCGGCAACTACAGGGGTCCGAATTCGTCCAGCGTGGACTTCAGCGCGGGCTCGAGGCTATCGGTGTCGTGGAGACCGAGCAGCAGACCGCCATTCCGGGCCGTCCCGTGACCAACCGCAGTGTGCCCACGGCCCATCGCGCCCGACGCATCGAATACACACCCGACCTCGACGGTCGCGCTGATCCCGGCGAGATCGTGTGGACCTGGGTGGTCTACGAGGATGACCCCTCACAGGGAAAGGACCGCCCGGTGCTCGTCGTGGGACGGGACGGGACGGTCCTGCTGGGCCTGATGCTGTCGAGCCAGCAGCGCCACGAGAGCGATCTGGATTGGGTGGCGCTCGGCAGCGGAAGCTGGGATTACGACGGACGCCCCAGCTGGGTGCGCCTCGATCGAGTGCTCGATGTTCCCGAAGAAGGAATTCGGCGCGAGGGCGCCATTCTGGACGTGGAGTTATTCAACATCGTCGCGAGGCATCTGCGCGCGCGGTTCTCCTGGAGCTGA
- the lepA gene encoding translation elongation factor 4: MPSFADTTFTDPARIRNFCIIAHIDHGKSTLADRMLQLTGVVDARSMRAQYLDRMDIERERGITIKAQNVRLPWKISTAADSAEYVLHLIDTPGHVDFTYEVSRALEACEGAVLLVDAAQGIEAQTLANLYLALDKDLTIIPVLNKIDLPAADPDRYAQEIAHIIGCEPSDVLRVSGKTGEGVEALLNEVVRLIPAPQGDPDAPARAMIFDSVYDIYRGVVTYVRVVDGRITPREKIAMMSTGATHELLEVGIVSPDPKPSVGLGVGEVGYLITGVKDVRQSKVGDTVTSARKGATEPLTGYREPRPMVYSGLYPVDGSDYPNLREALDKLQLNDAALTYEPETSVALGFGFRCGFLGLLHMEITRERLEREFNLDLISTAPNVVYRVVKEDGTEMVVTNPSIWPEGKIRAVFEPVVKTTVIAPSEFIGSIMELCQSRRGELGGMDYLSPERVELRYTMPLGEIIFDFFDSLKSRTRGYASLDYEEAGEQEADLVKVDILLQGEAVDAFSAIVHKDGASAYGNKMTVKLKELIPRQQFEVPVQAAVGSRIIARENIRAIRKDVLSKCYGGDITRKRKLLEKQKEGKKRMKTIGRVEVPQEAFVAALSTDSAADKPKK; the protein is encoded by the coding sequence GTGCCAAGTTTTGCCGACACGACGTTCACGGACCCGGCGCGTATCCGTAACTTCTGCATCATCGCCCACATCGACCACGGGAAGTCGACGCTGGCCGACCGGATGCTGCAGCTGACCGGTGTGGTCGACGCGCGGTCCATGCGCGCCCAGTACCTGGACCGGATGGATATCGAACGCGAGCGCGGCATCACCATCAAGGCACAGAACGTGCGGCTGCCCTGGAAAATCAGCACGGCTGCCGATTCCGCCGAGTACGTACTGCATCTCATCGACACCCCCGGGCACGTCGACTTCACCTACGAGGTGTCGCGCGCGCTGGAGGCCTGTGAAGGCGCCGTGCTGCTGGTCGACGCCGCGCAGGGCATCGAGGCGCAGACGCTGGCCAACCTGTACCTGGCGCTCGACAAAGACCTGACGATCATTCCGGTGCTCAACAAGATCGATTTGCCCGCCGCAGATCCCGACCGCTACGCGCAAGAGATCGCGCACATCATCGGCTGTGAACCCTCCGATGTGCTTCGGGTGTCCGGCAAGACCGGTGAGGGCGTCGAAGCACTGCTCAACGAGGTGGTGCGGCTGATTCCTGCGCCGCAAGGTGATCCGGATGCCCCGGCGCGCGCGATGATCTTCGACTCGGTGTACGACATCTACCGCGGCGTCGTCACCTACGTCCGCGTCGTCGACGGCAGGATCACGCCGCGCGAGAAGATCGCGATGATGTCGACGGGTGCCACCCACGAACTGCTGGAGGTGGGCATCGTCTCGCCCGACCCCAAACCCTCTGTGGGCCTTGGAGTCGGTGAGGTGGGCTACCTGATCACCGGCGTGAAGGATGTACGTCAGTCGAAGGTCGGTGACACCGTCACCTCCGCGCGCAAGGGCGCGACCGAACCGCTCACCGGCTATCGCGAACCCAGGCCGATGGTGTATTCCGGGCTGTACCCGGTCGACGGATCCGACTACCCGAATCTTCGTGAGGCGCTGGACAAGCTGCAGCTCAACGATGCCGCGCTCACCTACGAGCCGGAAACCTCGGTGGCGCTGGGCTTCGGATTCCGTTGTGGCTTCCTGGGATTGCTGCACATGGAGATCACCCGTGAGCGGCTGGAACGCGAATTCAACCTCGACCTCATCTCGACAGCACCGAACGTGGTGTACCGGGTGGTCAAGGAAGACGGCACTGAAATGGTGGTGACCAATCCGTCCATCTGGCCCGAGGGCAAGATCCGGGCGGTGTTCGAGCCCGTGGTGAAAACCACCGTCATCGCGCCGAGCGAGTTCATCGGTTCGATCATGGAGCTGTGCCAGTCGCGGCGCGGCGAACTCGGCGGTATGGACTACCTGTCGCCGGAGCGTGTCGAGCTGCGTTACACAATGCCGTTGGGCGAGATCATCTTTGACTTCTTCGACTCGCTGAAGTCACGCACCCGTGGCTATGCCAGCCTGGACTACGAAGAGGCCGGCGAGCAGGAGGCCGACCTGGTGAAGGTCGACATCCTGCTCCAGGGTGAGGCGGTTGATGCGTTCAGTGCCATCGTGCACAAGGACGGCGCGTCGGCGTATGGCAACAAGATGACCGTCAAGCTCAAGGAGCTCATCCCGCGCCAGCAGTTCGAGGTGCCGGTGCAGGCTGCCGTCGGCTCCAGAATCATTGCGCGCGAGAACATTCGGGCTATCCGAAAGGACGTGCTGTCCAAGTGCTACGGCGGCGACATCACCCGTAAGCGCAAGCTGCTGGAGAAGCAGAAGGAGGGCAAGAAGCGCATGAAGACCATCGGACGGGTCGAGGTGCCGCAGGAAGCCTTTGTGGCGGCGTTGTCCACCGATTCCGCGGCGGACAAGCCCAAGAAGTAG
- a CDS encoding DUF899 domain-containing protein, whose amino-acid sequence MTSSPAYPTAVTREEWLTARKQLLAREREATHLRDAVNAERRRLPMVKVEKDYVFEGPDGQVRLLDMFEGRHTLYIHHFMWLDEIDRGCPSCTGAADMTFTERDRTLLTDKGVTFACVSRAPYASIARYRDEHGWTFPWYSTADGDFSYDFHVTLDPSRAPVEYNYKSLDELRADGLRDEDLRGDWPGASVFLRRGDEVFHTYSAFARGLDHSAVGYPFLDLTPYGRQEPWEDSPAGWPQGGAIVGMPSQECQR is encoded by the coding sequence ATGACTAGCTCACCCGCCTATCCCACCGCCGTCACCCGCGAGGAATGGCTGACGGCCCGCAAGCAATTGCTGGCCCGCGAGCGCGAGGCCACGCATCTCCGCGATGCCGTCAACGCCGAACGTCGACGGCTTCCCATGGTGAAGGTCGAGAAGGATTACGTGTTCGAGGGCCCCGACGGACAGGTGCGACTGCTGGACATGTTCGAGGGACGACACACGCTGTACATCCACCACTTCATGTGGCTCGACGAGATCGACCGTGGCTGCCCCAGCTGCACCGGGGCCGCCGACATGACGTTCACCGAGCGGGACCGCACCTTGTTGACCGACAAGGGCGTCACCTTCGCCTGCGTATCCCGTGCACCGTACGCAAGCATCGCGCGTTATCGCGACGAGCATGGCTGGACGTTCCCGTGGTACTCCACCGCCGACGGCGATTTCAGCTATGACTTCCACGTCACGCTCGACCCGTCACGCGCGCCGGTCGAGTACAACTACAAGTCGCTTGATGAGTTGCGAGCCGACGGATTGCGCGACGAGGACCTGCGCGGCGACTGGCCCGGCGCCAGCGTCTTTCTGCGCCGCGGAGATGAGGTTTTTCATACCTATTCCGCCTTCGCGCGCGGGCTGGACCATTCCGCGGTCGGGTATCCGTTCCTGGACCTGACGCCCTATGGACGTCAGGAGCCGTGGGAGGATTCGCCCGCCGGCTGGCCGCAGGGCGGGGCTATCGTCGGGATGCCGAGTCAGGAATGCCAGCGCTGA
- a CDS encoding NAD(P)H-dependent flavin oxidoreductase, whose product MSSVLAGLRLPIVGAPMAGGITVPALARGVSAAGGFGLLPAGYRTIAQLDQDRAAMGDLPFGFNVFFPTPDQGADLREYLDKLKVWADKFEVVPGDPVWHDDAYADKIEYLVTHPVPVVSFTFGVPSVRDAHRLRDAGSEVWITVTSAAEATIAEGVGADALVVQGPEAGGHRSSFDAGAPEEPLVDLIANVRAVTALPLVAAGGIMDGADIAQVLAAGASAAQLGTALVVTDESGAKQVYKDALLQPAETVVTRVFSGRPARSISNAFQRDMESVAPVSFPALNSATKELRASGDPDVMSLWAGTEHHRARALPVAELMSVLAAELGSAGGEVTT is encoded by the coding sequence ATGAGTAGCGTGCTTGCCGGGCTTCGTCTTCCCATTGTCGGTGCCCCGATGGCGGGCGGTATCACCGTCCCGGCGTTGGCGCGCGGCGTGAGTGCGGCAGGCGGTTTCGGCCTGCTGCCCGCGGGGTACCGCACCATCGCGCAGTTGGATCAGGACCGCGCGGCGATGGGCGATCTGCCCTTCGGCTTCAACGTCTTCTTCCCCACGCCCGATCAGGGTGCCGACCTGCGGGAGTATCTCGACAAGCTGAAGGTCTGGGCCGACAAATTCGAGGTTGTTCCCGGCGACCCGGTCTGGCATGACGATGCGTATGCCGACAAGATCGAGTATCTGGTGACCCACCCTGTCCCGGTGGTGTCGTTCACCTTTGGTGTGCCGTCCGTCCGGGATGCGCACAGGCTTCGCGACGCCGGATCCGAGGTGTGGATCACGGTCACCAGTGCCGCCGAGGCCACGATCGCCGAGGGGGTCGGCGCCGACGCGCTGGTGGTGCAGGGCCCGGAGGCCGGCGGTCACCGCAGCAGTTTCGACGCCGGGGCTCCCGAGGAGCCGCTGGTGGACCTGATCGCGAACGTGCGGGCGGTTACCGCGTTACCGCTGGTTGCCGCGGGCGGAATCATGGACGGCGCCGACATCGCCCAGGTGCTTGCCGCCGGAGCCTCGGCCGCGCAGCTGGGCACCGCGCTGGTGGTGACCGACGAGTCGGGAGCCAAGCAGGTCTATAAGGACGCTCTGCTGCAACCGGCCGAGACGGTGGTGACGCGGGTCTTCTCGGGCCGCCCGGCGCGGAGCATTTCCAACGCATTCCAGCGGGATATGGAATCGGTTGCCCCGGTGAGTTTCCCGGCGCTGAACTCGGCGACCAAGGAGCTTCGGGCGAGTGGGGACCCGGATGTGATGTCGTTGTGGGCGGGTACCGAACATCACCGTGCGCGGGCCCTGCCGGTGGCGGAATTGATGTCCGTGTTGGCTGCCGAGCTGGGCTCGGCTGGCGGTGAGGTGACGACATGA